The following nucleotide sequence is from Bacteroidales bacterium.
ATAAATCTTCATCATCATACACATCTTCATTCATGTTTGTTTCTTTATCTTGATAGTATGACCAAGTATTCATTATATTTTCATATTCTTCAAAAATACCGGTAAAAGGTTTTAATGTCCGGTCATATTTCTCTTCTTCAATAAGTATTTTTTTAACATCCTCAAAAGTTCCCGGAATACTTTCAAGAACCATGTCTTTATCATATAAAAGTTTTATATCCTTTAATAATTCTTTTCCGCTTATGTCAAGAATATCCATTACAAGAAATCCTGTAAGTTCATTATCATAAATATCGGGATTGTTTTTATTATTCAGAAAAAAACATATTAAATCTTTGTAAATATTAACAATATATTGTCGTTTTTCCGGTTTGTTTAAAGCAATCTGTGTTAAAGCAGAAAAAACTGTAGTTTTTGCAAAACAAAATCTTCTTGGTTCTTT
It contains:
- a CDS encoding DUF1186 domain-containing protein, which translates into the protein MKDSICRYDFFCEKIKNDEFYFEDSIFIYHALYLLAELKSTKSLSLVINLLKQGDDFLDFWFGDYLTEDFWKILYALSEENLEELIEFVKEPRRFCFAKTTVFSALTQIALNKPEKRQYIVNIYKDLICFFLNNKNNPDIYDNELTGFLVMDILDISGKELLKDIKLLYDKDMVLESIPGTFEDVKKILIEEEKYDRTLKPFTGIFEEYENIMNTWSYYQDKETNMNEDVYDDEDLYRIHKKMNTDSEDNYYDSYEQGTYIREEEKIGRNDPCPCGSGKKYKKCCMN